One genomic window of Streptomyces sp. WP-1 includes the following:
- a CDS encoding ECF subfamily RNA polymerase sigma factor, BldN family, whose amino-acid sequence MYPHVGVDASGLATLRATVATVKETLLRGLVPTALTVPAFAAFAIAAPTGPCYALADGGAAIARRGRAVGTGGTGGATTARRPAADSDSARMMDLVERAQAGEAEAFGRLYDQYSDTVYRYIYYRVGGRATAEDLTSETFLRALRRIGTFTWQGRDFGAWLVTIARNLVADHFKSSRFRLEVTTGEMLDANEVERSPEDSVLESLSNAALLDAVRRLNPQQQECVTLRFLQGLSVAETARVMGKNEGAIKTLQYRAVRTLARLLPDDAR is encoded by the coding sequence GTGTACCCACACGTCGGGGTTGACGCCTCGGGCCTGGCTACGCTGCGCGCAACTGTCGCAACGGTCAAAGAGACGCTGCTGCGCGGCCTCGTCCCCACCGCGCTCACCGTCCCTGCCTTCGCCGCCTTCGCCATCGCCGCGCCCACGGGCCCGTGCTACGCACTGGCCGACGGCGGTGCCGCCATCGCCAGACGCGGCCGCGCCGTGGGCACCGGCGGCACCGGTGGCGCCACCACCGCCCGCCGTCCGGCCGCCGACAGCGACAGCGCCCGGATGATGGATCTGGTCGAGCGCGCCCAGGCGGGCGAGGCCGAGGCCTTCGGACGGTTGTACGACCAGTACAGCGACACCGTCTACCGGTACATCTACTACCGGGTGGGCGGCCGCGCCACCGCCGAGGACCTGACCAGCGAGACCTTTCTGCGCGCCCTGCGCCGGATCGGCACCTTCACCTGGCAGGGCCGCGACTTCGGCGCCTGGCTGGTGACGATCGCCCGCAACCTCGTCGCCGACCACTTCAAGTCCAGCCGCTTCCGGCTGGAGGTCACCACCGGCGAGATGCTGGACGCCAACGAGGTCGAGCGCTCACCGGAGGACTCCGTCCTGGAGTCCCTGTCGAACGCCGCCCTCCTGGACGCCGTACGACGCCTCAACCCGCAGCAGCAGGAGTGCGTGACGCTCCGCTTCCTCCAGGGCCTCTCGGTCGCGGAGACCGCCCGGGTCATGGGCAAGAACGAGGGCGCGATCAAGACCCTCCAGTACCGCGCCGTGCGCACCCTCGCCCGGCTGCTGCCGGACGACGCCCGCTGA